DNA from Chaetodon trifascialis isolate fChaTrf1 chromosome 14, fChaTrf1.hap1, whole genome shotgun sequence:
GAACCTTGAGTTAAAACCGTTTCCAACAGTTGGCTTACTTCAGAATGGCCGACACACAAGAGCTGAATGTCAAATGACCGAACTTAACGCTTTCTGTGCCAGATAACCGTTCTGGGAACTCCTGCAGAGGAGGATGTGGGAGGAAAGATTGACCTGATCCAGGCCGGGGCCTTCGCTGACGTCGACCTCGTCTTCATGGCTCACCCAGCTCAGCAAGACGCTTCATTCCTGCCCACTGTTGCACTCGACGGGCAAGTTCCTGTTCACAGCATATCTGGATTCACGGCTTGTTGCTTAATGAACGCGCTAACCTCTGCTTACTGCAGATAGCCACTAACCTGCTTTCTTGCTGTTACACAGGGTGACAGTGAAGTACCATGGGAAGGCATCTCATGCTTCTGCGTACCCGTGGGAGGGAGTGAATGCCCTGGATGCTGCTGTGCTGGCCTATAACAACCTCTCTgcactcagacagcagctcaagCCAGAGTGGAGGCTTCACGGTGAGTGTGAGCACGTCACAGTTCGGTCAAAACAATCTGGTCTCAAAGTCCGTTTACGGTCAAGCCGACATGGATGAGAAGTCCATAAACTTCCATTTGATCCTTATCCTTTATCCTACAGTATGATTGGCTGATTTCCCAGTAATAGGCGGGACCTTAGATCAAACCAACTTTTTGACGactatttttgatttttgaattgAATCTGTCTTCTTTTACATGTAGCCTACTGTTGGAGGTCTTTTTAAGGACTTAAAGATAAAGTATGGATGGCTGATGGAGTGAACTGTATATCAGAAAACCAGATCAACCTCAGACACCACCCTGACGAAGGCAAGATAGCTGAAAATGTTAGTAAAGCACAAATAAAGCATAATGTACTGGATAACGCATGAAGCAGTGCAGAGGAGGGAGTGGTgcaatgtgttttcattttaatggactggtctgtgtgtgtatgtgtgttgtttctCAAGGTTAGCAATAAGTGCTCCATCAAAGAGCTTTTGTAGGTATCTATTGGGCAATTTTTCCACATGTCTTAAGCATTTCTTCATGTGTCTTTTTAATGTAGAAGCATGTTTTATCTCTCTAATGGAAATCAGGCACAGCACACAGTCTTGGCATGTGAACCCATATTGCACACTGTGCTCTTTTTCTCCACGCCAGGCATCATCAAACATGGAGGGGTGAAGCCCAATATCATCCCTGCCTACACTGAGTTAGAATTTTACATGCGCACGCCGCTGGTTCAGGATCTCTGCGAGCTGAAGGCCAAAGCCGAGGCTTGCTTCAGGGCGGCTGCTGTTGCCACCGGCTGCAGAGTAAGCTCACCTAAAAACGTCTCCCAGTTGCTCCCCTCCAGGATGGACGCACATTATATCCCTGATGTTGAAGTTGACGGTGCTGTTATGTAATGATGTCCTGTTTAACATATTCCTGTAATTATGCTTTGAGTGCTGCACCGTTACATCATTCACTGTTGTCttcaggctgtttttctcctACGTCTGCACTTGGATCAGGTTTAACTCGCATTGCGGAGCCTGTATGGAGATTCATACTGTTATTATATGATAAgaatctctttctctgttgtgGTCTTACTTTTTATACCCTACATTTTATGCATGACGGTGTGCTTGTGTTTCCTTAGGTGGAGATCATCTACCCGGGCCCTGCCTACTATAACATTCTGCCTAATGCCACGCTGGCAAACCTGtatgaaaataatggaaaagCCTTGGGGATCCAGTTTCCAGAGCAGCCAGCCAGCTTCTCTGGTAGGTGAATGTAAacatttcacagaaactgaCATTGTTATCTCTGTCTTTGCCCAGTTTGTGcagaagaaatgtaaaaaacGAAATATAATAGCAGAACTGGTGTTTTTTCACACAttgtcctttttttgttgttcgCTGAATCAACAAACAATGGTTATCGCAGTGATTGTCTGATGATCTGCCAGGTTCTACAGACTTTGGCAACGTCTCCTTCGTAGTCCCTGGTATCCATCCTTTCTTCTATATCTGCACCGACGCGTTGAACCACACTGAGGAATACACCGAAGCAGCAGGTACGGCGGTGTGCGTCCGCTGGGAAAGGATGCTGTTTCATCTAATAAATTGTACTGCATCAGGCGATCAGACAATTTCCAGGTCACTTGGTTTGTCTGTTTAGTTTCTATTTACTCGatgctttatttttcctcctccgcTCTTCTTCCTGTGCCAGGAGCTGAAAAGGCCCAGTTGTTCACCCTGAGGACAGCCAAAGCTCTGGCTATGACAGCTGTGGATGCAGTGTGCTGCCCTGCTCTGCTCAGGCAAGTGAGAGAGGACTTCAGGCTGGCCAAACTCAAACAGGAGAACTGATGAGAAGGCAGCGACGCAGCTTGCGCAGCTCCGTCAAAACAGTGGCTTTAATACCAATGATCAAATCTTTAGGTTTTAATGGCTAATTTAACATCTGGTCGAAGGACAGCAGTTGAAAATTTGCTTTTCAGCTTTACAGATAAGCAGTCCGCCACTTTGGACCAAACTGAAGTATCTCAAAAATTATGGCATGGATTAAGATTTTGTGCAGACGTTCATGGTGCTCAGAAGATGAAACCCTTCTAACTTCAGTGCCCCCCTGACTTTTCCCCGAACACCAGCATGAAGTagacatttttgcttttcatgtcctgaCAGCTACTGGATGGATTTATGTGACATTTGGTTCAGATGTGAATGTTCCCCACAGATTAATTGGTCATCAAAATtgtaatttgtccaatactttgttTTGTAACAAAGTACCTGCACTATTTATCACATCTATATAATCCTTTATTGAAGTTCACATTTAGTGCTCATGAACAAGACCCTCGTTATAAAAGCTAAACTAGAGAATGAAGTTTGCACCTTTGACCGTATTCCCACCATGACGTGATCAGGAAGTGGTTTTGCTTTGAGCTCCCATTGGTCTGTCCAGCACGCTGTTTGATTGAAGACCTCAGCTTCCCTTGAGAGGTCACAGATGTGCTGGAAAAATCAGCTCGTGGACATCTCTTTGATGCTTCTGATTCTTTTCAtgtctttctgctgcagtgatcgctttgttcatgtttttgaaggGTGAAGGTGCACAAAGTTTGAATTGTCATCAGAACTTTTGGGACTTATATATATATCCTTTAACGTAACCCACACTTTTGCCTTCAAGggaataaagaaatatttttaaaaagttggCTTAAtgtaatgtatatatatatataccccTTTATGCCATATGTGATCAGTTAGTCGTATTAGAGACACAGTTTATATGATTTGGTGTGAATGTTCATCAGAAATCAGACCTGtgccagagagaggagagatccTGCAGCTGGTAGCAATCCAATGTCTAATAACTGTGAAAGCTTATCCTCTAGCACtgtttaaatatactgtataagaGGGCAAGAAAATAGGATAGAGAATTTGGGAGGCTGTACCAGAAAAACGTCGCCAAATGCttcaagtgacatcacatgtctgctgttttagttcattttaattGACGTCTGCAGAAGcaatattaagaaaaaaaaagcactatTCAGCCATGCATTTCAATCCATTTCCATTTGTACAAACTAAGTCTATTACATGGATTTAAAACGTACAGTATTGTGATTGTGTTGTTTAGCACCGAAGCTCAGCTCAAAGAATTCccacattttcagaaaacaagacatttattAAACATTTTCCCATATATAACATTTTTCCAGAGTTTAATTTCATATTTGTATGTTTGGTCATTAAATTGTCATAAAACACCAAAAGATATTTTTCATATATCTTTTGCTTAACAAAGTATAAAGTTGTttcaagctgaaaaagacaataaaactaGCAACTAACAGGTCACAGTGAACCTCAAAGCCTCACAACACCAGACAGAGGAGATGAGCTTCAAttgtattaaaaaaagaagaactaAGGACATTTCAAAAAGTCAATAAAATAATCAGTGTTTGGGATTTACtaaacatatatttttacatttgtgtttttaatagacTGCGTTATTTTGCCTTTTTACTAAACTTTGTCAAATCGCACAAATGCAATGCAGGAAGCAGCTTGACAGCGAAACGATGGCATTGATACATAGATCACAAGAAAGTGTAACATAGTGAATCATATCAACGTGCTGCAACAGAACAAAATAAGTATAAGAATCATCTGATTATCAGGTTTTTGAAGGAATAGTTCCAAATTTTGGGAAACGgcacttattcactttctcGCCAATTAAAAGACTGATGCCACTCTAATGTCTGtgctgtaaatatgaagctacagacAGGAGACAGCTAGCtaagcttagcataatgacaggaaaacaggaaacagcgaGCCTGGCTATGTCTGAAGGCAACAGAGTCTGTCTACCAGCTCactaatatatatgtattttgtttgttcattcaaAATCTGAAGCGTGAAACCAAAAGTTTTCAACCAGTGGACACTTGATGAAATTAGTGGTCTCGGGCAAAGAAAGAGCCTGGCGCTAAACCCCTctgtaaaacaacaaattgctgtttttacacATCAGTCTTTGTGAGTTTTAAAGGCGCTGGTAggccagactagctgtttccctttgtttatcgtgtttgtgctaagctaagctaactgactgcaGTTTTATATTTAAGGGACAGGTGTCAGAGTGGTACTGACCTTATTATCTAATTTTTcaccagaaagcaaataagcaaaaCTATTtctgaaaagttgttttttttttttttaatttgtccttGATTGTGAAATCTAGTTCATGAACAAAGGAGAGTGAGTCTGTCCGTGCGCTGGCGATGTCGGAAATCTGTGTTCAGCTCACATCCTCACTTGATGTGAAGTGTGGTCAAAGAGTCACTGCATGGAGAACTGAAAAGTAGCTGAAGTTTAACAGCACAATTGCACAAAAGTCCATGTTTgtgcgtctgtctgtgcagTAAGTCCTCAGGCGACACCAACATCCAAACGTCTTTCCATCGACAGCGACAATATGAAACCACATGGATTTGTTGAGATAACCGGCGACGATGACTGtcctgtttgtcatttttaaactCTTCAGTTTTAAGTGGCTGGGTCAAGAAGGCAGTGGTCACCTCAGTGTCATTGGTCCCCATGCATCTTATGAGCAGTTTCCCTGtctgaaaagcatcaaatgcagttttattttcctGCTCTTCAACAAATGAGTCGAGCTCCTGGAGTCTCATCATGGACGACGCTCGCAAAGGATCTACTTCAGCATCCGGGTTACGAGTAGATGGACCAGTAGATGATGTTAAAGAGGATGTACGCTCCAGGAAATACAACCCTTGAGTACTTGTCTATGGCGTGGGTGTCTATCCAAATGTTCACGTAGCCTCTGGATGGCTTCACCTGGCTTGCGATCTGCGGATCATTCAGTGCCACCTGGGCCATCATTCGCTCCTGGCGGCCACCGTTCTCTGGCATCCCATAATTCCCTGTGGTGTTGATATCCATAGACCCGTAGCCAGTGATCTGGGGGTCGATCATCATCTCATCCGGGTTGCCGATGCCACATGTACACGGCAGCTgggagaggtgagaggaagacACAAAGTCATTTTGACACTTGCTTATTGTAAATGCTACTTTCTGTAAAGTCATAAAACAAACTACAACGAAAATTGAAAATGCATTAGTCTGTTAagtgtttattatttttctgcacACTCAGGGCATGTAAATAACTTTGGCATGAAACATTTATAGAAGGATGTTTATGCTGGAAATGATCCCCGGGGTACGTGGGCAATTTGGCTCCATATGCTGCAGCATTTGGCAGATGAAGAATAGCAATATAGTGCACAAGCCGTAGTCCCAGAAATAATTTGCCATAGCCCCGAGAGCTTCAACTGAGCCAATTTAGAaaatatttatctgtttattggCAATGCAgataaattattaattaatgtttCTACCAGTTTagaaatattttaatgtgtaaaatatttaatgtaaaatcaGGTCAGCCTTATCCCGTGTTGAGAGAGCGTCTCCTTCCTTGCTTTTAATGAGAAAGTCTCACTTATTTGCAGCTTTAACAGGATGCAAACACTAGAATTTTAGCCACTTTCACCATTTTTATGATAGATCATCCAagtttttatttgacttttacCTGTTTAACAGACTGCTaaagcaatgaaaatgtaaGTGAATATGAACATAGAAAATAAGTATTGTCAGTTTAGACTTCTGCATTTTTGGTCATGGTAGAAATCTTGAAAAAGAACGCCCTGAAGGCAAAGAAgacactgtttttatttatgcatgAATAAAAttagcaaaaataaaacaactgacTACAATCGTTAGAGCTGTAAAGGATGTGATGTCGTCTTCGCAGCTTCAGATCCATGTGGAGAGGGTTaaatacaggaaaaaacagcatcaaacaaGAGAGACGATGCTCTGTTTCATTAAATGATTTATGAGAAACATCAGAGCAACATTTGTCTCTTTAATTTTACTCGCAAAagtgggaaaaaagaaagaatgagtcACACATTCATTATTTACTCCCTGTATGAAAAGACACGGGATTTCACTGGAGCTAAAAAACACCCATCGTCTTTGGAACATTTTGACCAAAGGTTGGCCAAAAAAATCTGCAATGTTGCATTCAAGTGTTGAATTTTTAAGCACTTTATTTCTTCAGGTGCAGTAAAGCAGATGGATTATTACAGTGTCTTGGTAATGTTTAGCTGTCCATATAAATCATTAAAAGatcagcatgaaaacacttactctctccctcagtttcctctctttcctctcctgtaCGGTGGAGAGGTAGTTGACCGCCGCGTACTCTATCACCgacaggaagacaaagacaaaactgacCCAGAGGTAAATGTCTACTGCCTTGATGTAGGAGACCCGCGGCATGGAGGCGTTGACCCCGGTGATGATAGTGGACATGGTCAACACTGTGGTGATgcctggaggaaaacacacaaacagtttagTCACATTCTTGTGTCTTCGGGCTGGGAAGCTAAAACCAAACACTACATGTCGTAGAAAGGCTGCACGTGTacattttgtgctgctgtaatacatttttatgcctatgtatttgtgtatgtgtgtactcagctctgaaaaacaaaaaaaagctttaaaaaaaacttaaaggAACAGTTGGCAGAtaattttgttattattttaaagGGACGGTTCGCCTCAAAATCCACCcaaatacatttatttcctCTTATCCAATCTAAATGGATCTGTTTATCCATCGCGACTGTGGACCAGATGGCACTCAGCTTGTGTTGTTCAAAGCACCAAACCAAAGACATTTGGAAAAACTACAAACCTTGCTGTGAGCAGTTCCATGCAGGAACTCATGTAGGAAGCGCACGCTTCCTTCTGTGCAGCAATACGGTTGGTGTAGTTTGGGAAAAGCGAATAGTTCCTACATGAAACTGCTTACAACACGGCGATTGTCTTCTGGAAAGAGATATTGATGTTGAGTTtctcaaatgtatttttttggtACTTTGAACAACACAAGCAAAGTGCCATTATGTTCGATAGAAGGCAGACATCTCTATAGTCAATATCCCCAACACACTGCAACTCACATCCAAACAATCCAGATGGATAAACAGATCTACAGGTgagacaaaaaatatatattatatcttgtttgtctcatccattcaaaaacaacaatttgcaGTTTTATGGGTTTTGTGTGAGGCCATTTCTTTGCCTGGgaccagtaacttcctggaaTCTCAGTTGGTTGCTTCATGACTGAAACAAGACATAATAAGTTTATTAGTGAGCTCGATGGGTGTTTTTTTCTAACCTCTAGATGGAGCCAGGCCAGTTGtttcccccgtttccagtctttatgctaagctaagagaACTGGCTGCTATCTGTAGCTTCTTATTTACTACACAGATGTGAGATTAGTATTGATCTTATCATCAAACTCCtgccaagaaaacaaataagcatatttccccaaatTTTGTTTCACAAAGAGGTTGGGAAGCACTGCACGATGCTACCCTGCTTTCCCTTTCCATCTATTCTTAAAGCTAGGTTTCTTTGCTAAGACATGGCCTGAGGAGAAGGACACTCTGTCCTACCCAGCGGCACTCTGGCGGGTACGGCCCTGCGGTCGATCCAGAAGGACACCCAGGACAGCATGACCATCAGAGTAGCAGGGAAGTAGGtctgcagcaggaagaagaagatgtgGCGCCGCAGGGTGAAGTGGATGTACAAACGATTGTACCAGCCTGGAAAGAAGAAATGtcactgtcacacaaacattGTTATGTGCTCGCTGCTGATGCACCACACGAACACTTGAAGCAGAGGTTCCCAGCTATTGTGGCAGGAGGAGATAGGACACAAAATCCCTTTTATGCTTCAGGTTGCTCTTCTAGAAGGTGACATGTGGTTATAAGAAGGCTGCACAGCTTTCACAGTGGCTTTCCAGCAGCACACAAGTGGTTGGCAGTGGTTTGCCAGTTCATTTCGTTACACAGTGAGGATTAAATATTAGTGCAATCTTCTTGTTGTGACATTCAAGGGACAGCAGTGTCATGTAAGGAAGACCCAATCCTTTAGCTTGAAAAGGCATATAAGTAAAGTGAGATGCACTGAAGTTGTTATTCATTTGTGATCTAGTTATTACAGGCATGATGCACACATTTGGCTCATTTGCATAATCTGTTCACTTTACCCTATGCTGTGTATTACAAGTATTTGTGTTGTGGATTACAGcacctgtgctgctgtagaAAGCCAGCTTGGTGGTGGTGTGAAATTTCTGGATGAGAAACTGGGACAGAGATATTCTGTCGTCTGTGTTCAGGGATTCGTTGCCTTTCTTCCAGTACAACATCAGGTCGTCGTCTGTGTACGCATCTGGAGGGGAGAGAAGTGAAAGCAAGTTCATCCGTATGAATTCTGGCTGT
Protein-coding regions in this window:
- the LOC139341969 gene encoding gamma-aminobutyric acid receptor subunit rho-1-like; protein product: MQMDAVLVLFCVWLAGAAGKMAQSRGHKLETYKQSRLRRETRMDGGGGHKSGGPIYKRSPDMTKSPMTKSEQLLRIDDHDFTMRPAFGGPPIPVGVDVQVESLDTISEVDMDFTMTLYLRHYWKDERLSFPSTNNQSMTFDSRLVKKIWVPDMFFVHSKRSFIHDTTTDNVMLRVYPDGNVLYSLRVTVTAMCNMDLSRFPLDTQTCSLEIESYAYTDDDLMLYWKKGNESLNTDDRISLSQFLIQKFHTTTKLAFYSSTGWYNRLYIHFTLRRHIFFFLLQTYFPATLMVMLSWVSFWIDRRAVPARVPLGITTVLTMSTIITGVNASMPRVSYIKAVDIYLWVSFVFVFLSVIEYAAVNYLSTVQERKERKLRERLPCTCGIGNPDEMMIDPQITGYGSMDINTTGNYGMPENGGRQERMMAQVALNDPQIASQVKPSRGYVNIWIDTHAIDKYSRVVFPGAYILFNIIYWSIYS
- the LOC139341970 gene encoding peptidase M20 domain-containing protein 2-like → MEGGQQMKDALQRCIDARKEELHSLSRDIWSRPELALNETYAHDRLVRFFSEDPTWTVETHYKLPTAFRASWGGGGEGEQGLNVAFLCEYDALPGIGHACGHNLIAEVGAAAAVGLKAALENQTDLPVTVKITVLGTPAEEDVGGKIDLIQAGAFADVDLVFMAHPAQQDASFLPTVALDGVTVKYHGKASHASAYPWEGVNALDAAVLAYNNLSALRQQLKPEWRLHGIIKHGGVKPNIIPAYTELEFYMRTPLVQDLCELKAKAEACFRAAAVATGCRVEIIYPGPAYYNILPNATLANLYENNGKALGIQFPEQPASFSGSTDFGNVSFVVPGIHPFFYICTDALNHTEEYTEAAGAEKAQLFTLRTAKALAMTAVDAVCCPALLRQVREDFRLAKLKQEN